A stretch of the Bradyrhizobium arachidis genome encodes the following:
- a CDS encoding NAD(P)-dependent alcohol dehydrogenase, protein MKRIQYRQYGGPETMRLETFELETPRQGQVAVKVKFVAINPIDWKVRRGALKMMTGKAFPRAMGSDFSGTVISVGAGVTRFRPGDAVFGLARLKESGALGEAVVTNETFLAKKPDNLPFEEAACLGTPGVTAWNGLVDKAAVKRGQSVFINGCTGAVGEAAVQIARLRGATVSGSCSAEAMPRARDLGVQHVFDYRTTDFSALRDRFDVVYDTAAVMPTATGLHLAGSKGVFLDIDPTPMKFLRALFSRRLKPVVCSPRSDILDGIARAAGDGSLRLRIGEMVSLDRAIPLVTALEKGQKLAGKGLVAIA, encoded by the coding sequence GTGAAACGCATTCAGTACCGCCAGTACGGCGGCCCCGAGACGATGAGGCTCGAAACCTTCGAGCTTGAAACCCCTAGGCAAGGTCAGGTCGCGGTGAAGGTCAAGTTCGTCGCGATCAACCCCATCGATTGGAAGGTGCGCCGCGGCGCGCTCAAAATGATGACGGGCAAAGCCTTCCCTCGCGCGATGGGAAGCGACTTTTCCGGGACGGTGATTTCGGTCGGCGCTGGCGTGACGCGCTTCAGACCGGGTGATGCCGTGTTCGGGCTCGCCCGCCTGAAGGAGAGTGGTGCGCTCGGTGAAGCCGTTGTCACCAACGAAACCTTCCTTGCGAAAAAGCCGGACAATTTGCCTTTCGAGGAAGCGGCCTGCCTCGGAACTCCCGGTGTCACGGCCTGGAACGGCCTCGTCGACAAGGCCGCCGTCAAGCGCGGGCAATCTGTCTTCATCAACGGCTGTACCGGCGCGGTTGGGGAAGCCGCAGTGCAGATTGCCCGCCTGCGTGGCGCGACGGTTTCAGGCAGTTGCAGCGCCGAGGCGATGCCGCGAGCGCGCGATCTCGGTGTGCAGCACGTCTTCGACTACCGCACAACGGATTTCTCCGCGCTGCGTGATCGGTTCGACGTGGTCTACGATACGGCCGCGGTGATGCCAACGGCCACGGGCTTGCACCTCGCGGGCAGCAAGGGCGTGTTCCTGGACATCGATCCGACGCCCATGAAATTTCTTCGCGCGCTTTTCAGCCGCCGCCTGAAGCCTGTTGTTTGCTCGCCGCGATCGGACATCCTCGACGGAATCGCGCGGGCGGCAGGCGACGGAAGTCTACGGCTCCGGATTGGCGAGATGGTATCGCTCGACCGGGCAATCCCGCTCGTGACTGCCCTTGAGAAAGGCCAGAAGCTCGCCGGCAAGGGGCTGGTTGCGATAGCCTGA
- a CDS encoding cyclic nucleotide-gated ion channel produces MSKPSISVLARFVAATAGRNMTRAAYVAMTAGVVTMVLLTVNPAYEAAHRWVDGVLWVCLAYFVFEWVVRLRHMAGQQRLPLYLLSSSGIVDAIGALAIPLALVVGVEPRTAWLLSVLWVLKVVPGIPGLRQLRRVLVLESGPLLSVLVIFLMVVLLASVAEYFLEHDVQPQTFGSVPSALWWAVVTLTTTGYGDVVPVTPLGRLIAGLVMISGLGVFGLWTGILATGFAAETRRDNFLKTWETVSNVPFFAALGPAAIADVTHMLRTMDLPARTMIIRKGQQGDCMYFIASGEVAVDLPGKQVQLGEGAFFGEMALLGNNVRGANVTTTKVSRLLVLDLVDFRVLMARHPDLAETIDAEAKRRALENK; encoded by the coding sequence ATGTCAAAACCGTCGATCTCCGTTCTGGCGCGGTTTGTGGCCGCCACGGCCGGCCGCAACATGACTCGGGCGGCCTATGTGGCGATGACGGCCGGCGTCGTGACCATGGTGCTGCTGACGGTCAATCCGGCCTATGAGGCGGCGCACCGCTGGGTCGATGGCGTGTTGTGGGTGTGCCTCGCCTATTTCGTGTTCGAATGGGTCGTGCGGCTGCGTCATATGGCGGGGCAGCAGCGCCTGCCGCTCTATCTGCTCTCCTCCAGCGGCATCGTCGATGCGATCGGCGCGCTGGCCATCCCGCTTGCCCTGGTGGTGGGTGTCGAGCCCAGGACCGCGTGGCTGCTCAGCGTGCTCTGGGTGCTGAAGGTGGTGCCGGGCATTCCGGGCCTGCGCCAACTCCGTCGCGTGCTGGTGCTGGAATCCGGACCGCTGCTCAGCGTGCTCGTGATCTTCCTGATGGTGGTGCTGCTCGCCTCCGTCGCCGAATACTTTCTGGAGCACGACGTGCAGCCGCAGACCTTTGGCAGCGTGCCGTCCGCGCTGTGGTGGGCGGTGGTGACCTTGACCACGACCGGCTATGGCGACGTCGTCCCGGTGACGCCGCTCGGGCGCTTGATCGCAGGGCTGGTGATGATTTCAGGCCTCGGCGTGTTCGGTCTCTGGACCGGTATTCTGGCGACCGGTTTTGCCGCCGAGACTCGGCGCGACAACTTTCTCAAGACGTGGGAGACAGTGAGCAACGTGCCGTTCTTTGCGGCGCTCGGGCCGGCCGCGATTGCCGACGTCACCCATATGCTGCGCACCATGGACCTGCCCGCGCGCACCATGATCATCAGGAAGGGCCAGCAGGGCGACTGCATGTATTTCATCGCCTCCGGCGAGGTCGCGGTCGACCTGCCCGGCAAGCAGGTGCAGCTTGGCGAAGGCGCCTTCTTCGGCGAGATGGCGCTGCTCGGCAACAATGTCCGCGGCGCGAATGTCACGACCACAAAAGTGTCGCGGCTGCTGGTGCTCGACCTCGTCGATTTCCGCGTGCTGATGGCGCGGCATCCCGATCTCGCCGAAACCATCGATGCCGAGGCGAAGCGGCGCGCGTTGGAAAACAAATAA
- a CDS encoding WYL domain-containing protein codes for MRPGFLLPPLMFSEEEIQAVALGVQWVQRQTDEGLAFAANNALSKIVAVLPAELRGKVDDRSFHVSRRPPKAPVVDLQMLRQAMREQRKLRMAYRDPKGAETERVIWPIMLGFFEARRIIAGWCELRKDFRAFRADRIVHIKLLKERYPGRRRDLVKRWRTQVDEQSASSADRT; via the coding sequence TTGCGCCCCGGCTTCCTCTTGCCGCCATTGATGTTCTCGGAAGAGGAGATTCAGGCCGTGGCGCTCGGCGTCCAATGGGTGCAGCGGCAGACGGACGAAGGGCTTGCCTTTGCCGCGAATAACGCACTCTCCAAGATCGTCGCGGTACTTCCCGCGGAACTGCGGGGCAAGGTGGACGACCGAAGTTTTCATGTCAGCCGCCGTCCGCCGAAGGCGCCCGTCGTGGATCTCCAGATGCTGCGGCAGGCGATGCGTGAGCAGCGCAAGCTGCGCATGGCCTATCGCGACCCCAAGGGAGCCGAGACGGAGCGCGTCATCTGGCCAATCATGCTTGGGTTCTTCGAAGCTCGGCGCATCATTGCTGGCTGGTGTGAGCTTCGGAAGGATTTCCGCGCTTTCCGCGCGGACCGGATCGTGCACATCAAACTCTTGAAAGAGCGCTATCCCGGCCGCAGGCGCGACCTGGTCAAGCGGTGGCGGACGCAAGTTGACGAGCAGAGCGCGTCGAGCGCGGACCGAACATAA
- a CDS encoding DUF6157 family protein, with the protein MSKALHTTDCFDTFIRVAEDCPARTGEEPPPRAGNATVAGLQYAMIASAPYTYTSDDVIFATSAPGRELGAKATKQEKSAAREAYFSRGQACMRASGLGKRFGWGIHADSEGRIAIYAVDSKRYQALAKDPKLTQVRAMRSKRA; encoded by the coding sequence ATGAGCAAGGCGCTGCACACGACGGACTGCTTCGACACCTTCATCCGGGTTGCGGAAGATTGTCCCGCGCGCACCGGCGAGGAGCCGCCGCCGCGCGCGGGCAACGCGACGGTCGCGGGCCTGCAATATGCGATGATCGCAAGCGCGCCCTATACCTATACGTCCGACGACGTGATTTTTGCGACGTCGGCGCCCGGCCGAGAGCTTGGCGCCAAGGCGACCAAGCAGGAGAAGAGCGCGGCCCGCGAGGCGTACTTCTCCCGCGGCCAGGCCTGCATGCGCGCCTCCGGCCTCGGCAAGCGCTTTGGCTGGGGCATTCACGCCGACAGCGAAGGCCGCATCGCGATCTACGCCGTCGACAGCAAGCGCTACCAGGCGCTGGCCAAGGATCCCAAACTCACCCAGGTCCGCGCGATGCGATCGAAGCGGGCGTAA
- a CDS encoding enoyl-CoA hydratase/isomerase family protein, which produces MSDAAETASPPVLDIDGARATIRLNRPRHLNRLQAEDLGELVKLFDRIEADPAIRVLVLTGTGRAFSAGYDLNSVAERVVSASEQQSAGSAFEVVVNRLEDLGVPTICRLNGGVYGGSTDLALACDFRIGVDTSEMFMPAARLGLHYYTSGIKRYVTRLGVDNAKKLFLTAQKISAPEMLRIGYLTAMVAEELLDEEVDRLATVLAGNAPMAMRGMKRAINEFSRGELDEAAADQRHRESMRGEEIKEGIKAFAEKRAPRF; this is translated from the coding sequence ATGTCCGATGCGGCCGAGACCGCCAGCCCTCCCGTGCTCGACATCGACGGCGCGCGCGCCACCATCCGCCTCAACCGTCCGCGGCATCTCAACCGGCTTCAGGCAGAAGACCTCGGCGAACTCGTCAAACTGTTCGACCGGATCGAGGCTGATCCCGCGATCCGCGTGCTGGTGCTGACCGGCACGGGACGCGCCTTCTCGGCGGGCTATGATCTCAACTCGGTCGCCGAACGCGTGGTCAGCGCCAGCGAGCAGCAGAGCGCGGGCTCGGCCTTCGAGGTCGTGGTCAACCGGCTGGAGGATCTGGGCGTGCCGACGATCTGTCGGCTCAATGGCGGGGTCTATGGCGGCTCGACCGATCTGGCGCTCGCCTGTGATTTTCGCATCGGCGTCGACACATCAGAGATGTTCATGCCGGCGGCGCGGCTCGGGCTGCACTACTACACGAGCGGCATCAAGCGTTACGTGACGCGGCTCGGCGTCGACAATGCCAAAAAGCTGTTCTTGACCGCGCAAAAGATCAGCGCGCCGGAAATGCTGCGCATCGGCTATCTCACCGCCATGGTGGCCGAGGAGCTTTTGGACGAAGAGGTCGACCGGCTTGCGACGGTTCTTGCCGGCAATGCGCCAATGGCGATGCGCGGCATGAAACGCGCCATCAACGAATTTTCCCGCGGCGAGCTCGACGAGGCGGCAGCCGACCAGCGTCACCGCGAGAGCATGCGCGGCGAAGAGATCAAGGAAGGCATCAAAGCGTTTGCGGAGAAGCGAGCGCCGAGGTTTTGA